One window from the genome of Myxococcales bacterium encodes:
- a CDS encoding tetratricopeptide repeat protein — protein MEPEFVAQAQSLFDAGQFQEAVKACRLGLLGKPTAVEGRVVLARALMALGRHDDVLSELRLALEMNGKHVAALTLRGEVQLLKGQPRPALDSFVQASELAPGDAVVADWIAKAQAALGGGAAGSFRATAMGIGAASTAQSAPAVPVANSPAVPPRRTEGRVTQAPPPPPKRATKPPPMLAPPVPPAPPPPVQASAPTGTVELEPGDIGSAGSLPAVIAPAPATRRDERGDDDIVPPPRLGSVLPRGGFSNPPPLAPGFAPSPPPPKSVPIVSDFGDAPAAPAGGGSANYGSYAPPPPIAVSGQSSAPLSAPAPVGGKKGIKGNKGKSVKANKPRGKAWKPPAWVKWSLGAIGVLVAGIVVGLAVRRVRLDVKLEQADARAEAAAKLDTFRGWQVARDTYELATKAHATSARALSLVTAEATLVAEYGEASDDAETWLEELPADVAKADTALPRALLAIANGEPDEAEALVGEIPEALSAWQAYIRGRVAELRGDWLAATMAYQAADRETRVAFALRHADALAKRELYGEALAVVDRVLAAEPRHPRGLVAQVEISALGGQLGNSAGGLERAEETLARLISGSEKPNPEALSAAERERAEILRTRIWILRGERKQGAAGIATLAASEPVSWENAVRRADLLLFADQAREASDVLKAAATKWPAVPALRIACAKVALSRGDVTAAAEWLGQPTEADARADALLTRARLALATGDLAAAARESEEALVRDPKFISALAFRAEVDLAAGDPGAAQARVMMTFRTSPSTPLGLVYAKSLVQSGEREKAREVLLGLTMARGDSGAAWLALARLERMDGRLDKAKDAYKSAISVSGTIEAKMELATVDADAGNLEATRASLSQLADETGDGRVFAEAARFHTMLGKLGEAGQLLDKATAATGPDWLVARERGRLYFRLRKRGDAIAELSRAVSLAPTDAEAALLLIDALLYGGDIAAARKVATQLGATSALGKLAIGKVDFIDGQSAKASESLAAADAEFAKSMVPPLLRADATFWLAYLAYESGDLTRTVALLEKALAQNPAHVSAIDLLGLLQKERGDNAGARKQFARLVELDPENADAWFALGQVALAAGDRAFAKSCFETSLQKAPSGDNAVRSSEYLQQLRDGL, from the coding sequence GTGGAACCGGAATTTGTCGCGCAAGCTCAATCGCTCTTTGATGCTGGGCAGTTTCAAGAAGCCGTCAAGGCGTGTCGACTAGGCTTGCTCGGCAAGCCGACCGCAGTTGAAGGTCGCGTGGTCTTGGCTCGGGCGCTCATGGCGCTTGGTCGCCATGACGACGTGCTGTCCGAGTTGCGGCTCGCCCTAGAGATGAACGGCAAACATGTCGCCGCGCTGACGTTGCGCGGCGAGGTACAATTGCTCAAAGGTCAGCCACGGCCCGCGCTAGACTCATTTGTCCAGGCGTCCGAACTAGCGCCTGGCGACGCCGTCGTGGCCGACTGGATCGCCAAGGCGCAAGCAGCCCTTGGCGGAGGTGCCGCCGGGTCTTTCCGCGCAACCGCCATGGGCATCGGTGCGGCGTCAACGGCGCAGTCGGCGCCCGCGGTCCCAGTTGCCAACTCGCCCGCGGTACCGCCACGCCGAACCGAGGGGCGCGTGACGCAGGCGCCGCCGCCGCCGCCAAAACGTGCCACCAAGCCACCGCCCATGTTGGCGCCGCCTGTTCCACCGGCCCCACCGCCGCCCGTACAAGCGTCGGCTCCCACGGGCACGGTCGAACTTGAGCCTGGCGACATCGGTAGCGCGGGCTCCTTGCCTGCCGTGATCGCGCCCGCACCCGCGACGCGTCGAGATGAGCGAGGTGACGACGACATCGTGCCGCCACCAAGGCTTGGGTCAGTCTTGCCGCGTGGCGGATTCTCCAACCCGCCACCGTTGGCGCCGGGGTTTGCGCCGAGCCCACCCCCTCCCAAGTCGGTCCCCATCGTTTCAGATTTTGGCGATGCACCCGCCGCGCCCGCGGGCGGTGGCAGCGCGAACTACGGCTCTTATGCGCCCCCTCCGCCGATCGCGGTCAGCGGGCAGAGCAGCGCGCCCCTAAGCGCGCCCGCGCCAGTGGGCGGGAAGAAAGGTATCAAAGGAAACAAGGGCAAGAGCGTCAAGGCCAACAAACCGCGCGGCAAAGCATGGAAGCCGCCGGCCTGGGTCAAGTGGAGCCTCGGCGCGATCGGCGTGCTCGTCGCCGGCATCGTCGTCGGCCTTGCGGTTCGGCGCGTGCGGCTTGACGTCAAGCTTGAGCAGGCCGATGCGCGCGCCGAAGCGGCCGCCAAGCTCGACACCTTCCGCGGTTGGCAAGTGGCGCGCGATACCTATGAGCTTGCAACGAAGGCGCATGCGACCTCCGCGCGCGCCTTGTCCCTAGTCACCGCTGAGGCAACCTTGGTTGCCGAATATGGTGAGGCCAGCGACGACGCCGAGACGTGGCTCGAAGAGTTGCCCGCCGACGTCGCCAAGGCGGACACCGCGCTGCCGCGCGCCTTATTGGCGATCGCCAATGGCGAACCCGACGAGGCGGAAGCGTTGGTGGGCGAAATTCCCGAGGCGCTTAGCGCCTGGCAGGCGTATATCCGCGGGCGGGTTGCCGAGTTGCGCGGCGATTGGCTGGCGGCGACCATGGCCTATCAGGCTGCCGACCGCGAGACGCGCGTTGCGTTTGCCTTGCGCCATGCCGATGCCCTGGCCAAACGAGAATTGTACGGCGAGGCGCTCGCCGTGGTCGATCGGGTGCTTGCCGCCGAACCGCGTCACCCACGTGGGCTCGTGGCACAAGTTGAAATTTCGGCGCTGGGAGGCCAATTGGGCAACAGCGCCGGCGGACTCGAACGCGCCGAGGAAACCCTGGCGCGTTTGATTAGCGGCAGCGAAAAGCCTAACCCCGAGGCGTTGTCTGCCGCAGAACGTGAGCGCGCCGAGATCCTGCGCACGCGCATCTGGATCTTGCGCGGCGAGCGCAAGCAAGGGGCGGCGGGGATTGCGACCTTAGCCGCGAGCGAGCCGGTGTCATGGGAAAACGCGGTGCGCCGCGCAGACTTGCTGTTATTTGCCGATCAAGCGCGTGAGGCCAGCGACGTGCTTAAGGCCGCGGCGACCAAATGGCCCGCGGTGCCCGCGTTGCGCATCGCTTGCGCAAAGGTTGCCTTGTCGCGCGGTGACGTCACGGCCGCCGCGGAGTGGCTCGGCCAGCCGACCGAAGCCGATGCGCGCGCCGACGCGCTGCTAACCCGTGCGCGCCTGGCGCTGGCAACTGGCGATCTTGCCGCCGCCGCGCGCGAGAGCGAAGAGGCGCTCGTACGCGATCCTAAGTTCATCTCGGCACTCGCGTTTCGCGCCGAGGTTGACCTTGCGGCCGGGGATCCCGGCGCGGCCCAGGCGCGCGTCATGATGACCTTTCGCACCTCACCATCAACGCCACTTGGGCTGGTCTATGCCAAGTCCTTGGTGCAAAGCGGCGAACGCGAAAAAGCGCGTGAGGTGTTGCTCGGGCTGACGATGGCACGGGGCGATAGCGGCGCGGCTTGGTTGGCGCTGGCGCGGCTTGAGCGCATGGATGGGCGCCTCGATAAGGCCAAAGACGCCTACAAGAGCGCGATTTCCGTCTCTGGCACCATTGAAGCCAAGATGGAGCTGGCCACCGTCGACGCCGATGCCGGCAATCTCGAAGCGACGCGCGCTTCGCTAAGCCAACTTGCGGACGAAACCGGCGATGGCCGGGTTTTTGCGGAGGCTGCGCGTTTTCACACCATGCTGGGCAAGCTCGGCGAGGCGGGGCAATTGCTCGACAAGGCCACCGCCGCGACGGGGCCCGATTGGTTGGTGGCGCGCGAGCGCGGGCGCCTGTATTTTCGCCTGCGCAAGCGCGGCGACGCGATTGCTGAGCTCTCGCGCGCGGTCTCGCTGGCGCCCACGGACGCCGAGGCGGCGTTGTTGCTGATCGATGCGCTGCTCTATGGCGGCGATATCGCCGCGGCGCGCAAGGTCGCTACCCAGCTCGGCGCCACTTCGGCGCTGGGCAAGTTGGCGATCGGCAAGGTCGACTTTATCGACGGCCAATCGGCCAAGGCCAGCGAATCGCTCGCCGCCGCAGATGCTGAATTCGCCAAGTCGATGGTGCCGCCCCTGCTGCGCGCCGATGCGACGTTTTGGCTCGCCTATCTCGCCTATGAGTCCGGTGATCTAACGCGCACCGTGGCCTTGCTTGAAAAGGCCTTGGCGCAAAATCCCGCGCATGTCAGCGCGATCGATTTGCTCGGGCTTTTGCAAAAAGAGCGGGGCGACAATGCCGGCGCTCGCAAACAGTTCGCGCGCCTCGTCGAGCTCGATCCGGAAAATGCCGATGCCTGGTTCGCCTTGGGCCAGGTCGCGCTCGCGGCAGGCGACCGCGCGTTTGCCAAGTCCTGCTTCGAAACCTCGCTGCAAAAGGCGCCGAGCGGCGACAACGCCGTGCGTTCGTCGGAGTACCTGCAGCAGCTGCGCGACGGCCTGTAG
- a CDS encoding serine/threonine protein kinase: MAEVFRGVAESMQGFKKSVAFKKILPNLTKNEKFVSMFLDEARLSLHLQHANIVQVFDISKTPDNAYFLVMEFVDGCNLKSLIERLKQKQKQLDPAHSIYIAMECCKALQYAHTLENPITNEPLRIVHRDISPPNILLSKNGEVKLVDFGLAKASSQIETTDPGVVKGKFSYLSPEAASGQPVDHRADIFAMGIILWELFTGRRLFLGETDYQTVELVRQAQIPSISAMNSLIERELEAIVNQALARDPEERFQSAADLAEALAGFLFSRRMKVTSRDISTLVRDTQVELMRKRSTAAKESIIDTLIQDEVGKLASLFDDDGRADGRLAEGSIGLDPTEFSDSGLGDSFNADARLGAIGRQSRRPAQPRIPTVGGGFESLEDLLEPDKDRPPIMFEPPPEPKSSSTWIIAISLVITACAVGAGVYLLLLQ, translated from the coding sequence ATGGCCGAGGTGTTCCGTGGCGTCGCGGAATCGATGCAGGGCTTTAAGAAAAGCGTTGCGTTTAAAAAGATCCTTCCCAACCTCACGAAGAACGAGAAGTTTGTCTCGATGTTCCTCGATGAGGCGCGCCTGAGCCTTCATCTGCAGCACGCCAACATCGTGCAAGTCTTCGATATTTCTAAGACCCCCGACAACGCCTACTTCCTGGTCATGGAGTTTGTCGACGGGTGCAACCTCAAATCGCTCATCGAGCGCCTCAAGCAAAAGCAAAAGCAGCTCGATCCAGCGCATTCGATCTACATCGCCATGGAATGCTGCAAGGCACTGCAGTACGCGCATACGCTCGAAAACCCGATTACCAACGAGCCGTTACGCATCGTCCACCGCGACATCTCGCCTCCCAACATTTTGCTTTCGAAAAATGGCGAGGTAAAGCTCGTCGACTTTGGCCTCGCCAAGGCAAGCAGCCAAATCGAAACCACCGACCCGGGCGTGGTGAAGGGCAAATTCTCCTACCTCTCGCCCGAGGCCGCATCGGGCCAGCCCGTCGACCACCGCGCCGATATCTTCGCGATGGGCATTATCTTGTGGGAACTTTTCACCGGCCGTCGCCTCTTTCTTGGCGAAACCGACTACCAAACCGTCGAGCTGGTCCGCCAAGCGCAAATTCCGTCGATTTCCGCGATGAACTCGCTCATCGAACGCGAGCTCGAGGCCATCGTCAACCAGGCGCTCGCGCGCGACCCTGAGGAGCGATTTCAGAGTGCCGCCGACCTAGCGGAGGCGCTGGCCGGCTTTCTGTTCTCGCGCCGCATGAAGGTCACGTCGCGCGACATCTCGACGCTCGTGCGCGACACGCAAGTCGAGTTGATGCGCAAGCGCAGCACCGCGGCCAAAGAATCCATCATTGATACCTTGATCCAAGACGAGGTCGGCAAGCTTGCCTCGCTGTTTGACGATGACGGCCGAGCCGACGGCAGACTCGCCGAGGGCTCGATTGGCCTGGACCCCACCGAATTTTCAGACAGCGGCCTTGGCGATAGCTTCAATGCCGATGCGCGGCTGGGCGCGATAGGCCGCCAAAGCCGTCGTCCGGCGCAGCCACGCATACCCACGGTGGGCGGCGGGTTTGAATCGCTCGAGGATTTGCTCGAACCCGACAAAGATCGACCGCCCATCATGTTTGAACCGCCACCCGAGCCCAAAAGCTCGTCGACGTGGATCATCGCCATCTCGCTCGTCATCACCGCCTGCGCCGTGGGCGCCGGCGTCTACTTGTTGCTCTTGCAGTAA
- a CDS encoding TraR/DksA C4-type zinc finger protein: MLTAKQTATLKDMLDRELHRLAGKAHEALDFSMNRDRASVGRDSIDESMEEEIYATQLRLHDRETGLIAKVQSARARLEQGKIDECEDCQGAIGFRRLEARPVTTLCVECKTIREREEDEIADEPDVGRALDT; encoded by the coding sequence ATGCTAACTGCCAAGCAAACCGCTACGCTCAAAGACATGCTCGACCGCGAGCTCCATCGCCTCGCGGGCAAGGCGCATGAGGCCTTAGATTTCTCGATGAACCGCGACCGCGCCAGCGTCGGCCGCGACTCTATCGACGAATCGATGGAAGAGGAGATTTACGCGACCCAGCTGCGGCTGCACGACCGCGAGACTGGCCTCATTGCCAAGGTGCAGTCGGCACGCGCCCGCTTGGAACAGGGCAAAATTGACGAATGCGAAGACTGCCAGGGCGCCATCGGCTTTCGCCGGCTAGAGGCGCGCCCGGTGACCACCCTCTGCGTCGAGTGCAAGACCATCCGCGAGCGAGAAGAAGACGAAATCGCCGATGAGCCCGACGTCGGCCGCGCGCTTGATACATAA
- the clpX gene encoding ATP-dependent Clp protease ATP-binding subunit ClpX, with amino-acid sequence MEEFHCSFCGKQRRDVRKLISGPHVFICDHCVALGNDILAKEDASERPSYPPPRAIVDELDRYVVGQTSAKRALAVAVYNHYKRIGLRGKSGDVEIQKGNILLVGPTGSGKTLLAQTLAKKLDVPFAITDATTLTEAGYVGEDVESVVKSLLRAAGGDVEKTARGIICIDVVDKIARKGGVPSQTRDVSGEGVQQALLKIIEGKTATITPDGARNRPQQELTQIDTTDILFICCGAFNGLEDIVRRRTGGKGMGFGASVGPSDDDRDALRRAASTEDLIKFGMIPEFMGRLPVLVTCDALDVDALTEVLHRPKNALTKQYQRLFEMEGVQLTFEGDALRAIAEEASRRNSGARGLRAIVEEIMLDVMYDIPSRDGISECVVTRDVVEHREPPKLISQTKAAS; translated from the coding sequence GTGGAAGAGTTCCATTGCTCCTTTTGTGGCAAGCAGCGGCGAGATGTCAGAAAGCTCATCTCGGGCCCACATGTGTTTATTTGCGACCACTGCGTCGCGCTCGGCAACGACATCTTGGCCAAGGAAGACGCCTCTGAGCGTCCGAGTTACCCGCCACCGCGCGCGATCGTCGATGAGCTGGATCGCTACGTGGTCGGCCAAACCAGCGCTAAGCGCGCGCTCGCCGTCGCGGTCTACAACCATTACAAGCGCATCGGCCTGCGCGGCAAGTCGGGCGACGTCGAGATCCAAAAAGGCAATATCTTGCTGGTGGGACCCACGGGCTCGGGCAAGACCTTGCTCGCGCAGACGCTCGCTAAAAAGCTCGACGTGCCCTTCGCCATCACCGATGCGACGACGCTTACCGAGGCTGGTTATGTCGGCGAAGACGTCGAGAGCGTCGTCAAGTCGCTGCTGCGCGCGGCGGGTGGCGACGTCGAGAAGACGGCGCGGGGCATCATCTGCATCGACGTGGTCGACAAGATCGCGCGCAAGGGCGGCGTGCCGTCGCAGACGCGCGATGTCTCGGGTGAAGGCGTGCAGCAGGCGCTGCTCAAAATTATTGAGGGCAAGACGGCCACCATTACCCCTGACGGCGCACGCAATCGCCCGCAGCAAGAGTTAACGCAGATCGATACCACCGATATTTTGTTTATTTGCTGTGGCGCCTTTAACGGCCTCGAGGACATCGTCCGGCGGCGAACGGGTGGCAAGGGCATGGGCTTTGGTGCGTCAGTTGGGCCAAGCGACGACGATCGCGACGCCCTGCGCCGCGCTGCGAGCACCGAAGACTTAATTAAGTTTGGCATGATTCCGGAGTTCATGGGGCGCCTGCCGGTCTTGGTGACCTGCGATGCGCTGGACGTCGATGCGCTCACCGAAGTGTTGCACCGGCCAAAGAATGCGCTGACCAAGCAATATCAGCGCTTGTTTGAGATGGAAGGCGTCCAACTGACGTTTGAAGGCGACGCCCTGCGCGCCATTGCCGAAGAGGCGAGTCGCCGCAATTCGGGCGCCCGCGGCCTGCGCGCCATCGTCGAAGAGATCATGCTGGACGTGATGTATGACATCCCGTCGCGCGACGGCATCTCCGAGTGTGTCGTAACCCGCGACGTGGTCGAGCACCGCGAACCACCCAAGCTCATCAGCCAAACCAAGGCCGCCTCGTAA
- a CDS encoding magnesium transporter CorA family protein, with amino-acid sequence MFSIVDLDVRGGLRVRHDLEAVAPPGRGVVRWIDIASPDLALIEQLRQAFGFHEEALRDCLEFGLRPRLDEFPEYLFLVFHAFSEDPVDPLEIRIHELHAFLGADFLVTIHDNDIASQQSVWAQATTKPELLNKGPGWPLALLITSMAEYTLPLATALLAQSDALERAVIESGKEVATAVDLTPAFRVRRTAISMRRLLKPTEAALAGLMRRGDRLGQRAALEIREAGDRMQRLSETIDEAYFMANNVVSSYHVLQAGRTNEVVKRLTMFGSIFMPLGIIVGFWGQNFTTFLPFDQPWAFGVMLASLILVPLGIFAYFQRKQL; translated from the coding sequence GTGTTCTCGATTGTCGATTTAGATGTTCGCGGTGGTCTGAGGGTGCGGCACGATCTGGAAGCTGTCGCGCCGCCTGGCCGCGGCGTCGTGCGGTGGATAGATATCGCCTCGCCAGATCTGGCGCTCATCGAGCAACTGCGCCAGGCCTTTGGTTTTCATGAGGAGGCGTTGCGCGACTGCTTGGAGTTTGGCCTGCGGCCACGCCTCGATGAATTCCCAGAGTATTTGTTCCTGGTTTTTCACGCGTTTTCCGAAGACCCGGTTGACCCGCTGGAGATTCGCATCCACGAGTTGCACGCGTTCTTGGGCGCTGATTTCCTGGTGACGATTCACGACAACGACATCGCCTCGCAGCAGTCGGTTTGGGCGCAGGCGACGACCAAGCCGGAGCTGCTCAACAAGGGGCCGGGCTGGCCCTTGGCGCTGCTTATCACCAGCATGGCGGAGTATACGCTGCCGCTGGCCACCGCGCTGCTCGCGCAATCCGACGCGCTCGAACGTGCGGTGATCGAGAGCGGCAAGGAGGTCGCCACCGCCGTCGATCTGACCCCGGCGTTTCGCGTGCGGCGCACCGCCATTTCGATGCGGCGCCTGCTCAAGCCGACCGAGGCCGCGCTGGCGGGCTTGATGCGGCGAGGCGATCGACTGGGCCAGCGCGCAGCCCTTGAGATCCGTGAGGCAGGCGATCGCATGCAACGCCTGTCGGAAACCATCGACGAGGCCTATTTCATGGCCAACAACGTCGTGTCGAGTTACCACGTGCTGCAGGCCGGGCGTACCAACGAGGTAGTCAAGCGCCTTACCATGTTCGGTTCGATTTTTATGCCGCTTGGGATTATCGTTGGCTTCTGGGGCCAGAATTTCACCACTTTTTTGCCGTTTGATCAGCCATGGGCTTTTGGAGTGATGTTGGCCTCGCTTATCCTGGTGCCACTGGGAATTTTTGCTTATTTCCAGCGAAAGCAGTTGTAG
- a CDS encoding serine/threonine-protein phosphatase, with product MQEETQIVASAFSHIGKVRRHNEDSHFIDAEDRLFIVCDGMGGHAAGDVASSLAVRTVRDRWRNVDFERAIRQFAAEDTVATRREVFAKLRAGVLAAHDAIMAEAERDSKKAGMGTTCVACAVAGPDALIAHAGDSRAYLVRRGQAMQITEDQTVIARLAAVGVDVSKADNVWQWRGVLTNALGVSNAYCSTVVVALEPGDRMVLCSDGIAEYFDPAELAAAVTEPPSPGRAAQRLIDTALARGGADNATAIVMKVLDVAPRAKVVRPSVEEIDALSEAPFWAGLTQQMRYRVVRGAWLHTFAPGAAIVPTVGGEQVAWYLLSGSLVGPGGVLQAPRMVYPEALLIGAAAPTDKRWRVQSAATLLAIYQQDFDALCTEEGDGAEPLHAMLADQIR from the coding sequence GTGCAAGAAGAAACGCAGATCGTAGCCTCCGCATTTAGCCATATCGGCAAGGTGCGTCGGCACAACGAGGACTCGCATTTTATCGACGCCGAAGACCGCTTGTTTATCGTCTGCGATGGGATGGGCGGCCATGCCGCCGGCGATGTGGCAAGCAGCTTGGCGGTGCGGACGGTGCGCGACAGGTGGCGCAACGTCGATTTTGAGCGCGCCATTCGCCAATTCGCGGCCGAAGATACCGTCGCGACGCGGCGCGAGGTGTTCGCAAAGTTGCGCGCCGGCGTGCTCGCCGCGCACGACGCCATTATGGCCGAGGCGGAACGAGATAGCAAAAAGGCCGGGATGGGCACCACCTGCGTCGCCTGCGCCGTTGCAGGGCCCGATGCCTTGATCGCCCACGCCGGCGATTCGCGGGCGTATCTGGTGCGCCGCGGCCAGGCCATGCAAATCACCGAGGACCAGACCGTGATCGCGCGACTCGCCGCGGTTGGCGTCGACGTCTCGAAGGCCGACAACGTCTGGCAATGGCGAGGCGTCTTGACCAATGCCTTGGGCGTAAGCAACGCCTACTGCTCGACCGTTGTCGTTGCCTTAGAGCCGGGAGACCGCATGGTCCTTTGCTCTGACGGCATCGCGGAGTATTTTGATCCGGCAGAGTTAGCGGCGGCCGTGACAGAACCGCCAAGTCCCGGCCGTGCGGCGCAGCGACTCATCGACACGGCGCTCGCACGTGGTGGCGCCGATAACGCCACCGCCATCGTCATGAAAGTGCTCGACGTGGCGCCCCGCGCCAAGGTCGTGCGTCCAAGCGTTGAAGAGATCGATGCCTTGTCAGAGGCGCCATTTTGGGCCGGGTTAACCCAGCAAATGCGCTATCGCGTGGTGCGCGGCGCATGGCTGCATACGTTCGCGCCGGGCGCGGCCATCGTGCCGACAGTGGGCGGCGAACAGGTGGCATGGTATCTGCTCTCCGGTTCATTAGTCGGTCCGGGTGGGGTCTTGCAGGCACCTCGCATGGTGTACCCCGAGGCCTTGTTGATTGGTGCCGCCGCGCCCACCGACAAACGGTGGCGCGTGCAGTCGGCGGCGACGTTGCTGGCGATCTATCAGCAAGACTTCGATGCGCTATGCACCGAAGAGGGCGATGGCGCCGAGCCCTTGCACGCGATGCTTGCCGACCAAATTCGATAG
- a CDS encoding DUF3108 domain-containing protein, translating into MQPFRARLQAMVAFAALAIAACGYAGAGATASDGLDLPARYLAGETMQFSIHMGPIPVGEASLTVSEATTNADGTQADLVVRSRISSAGLSDLLMEIDDEATSVISNHTGLPRLTKTVAKYGKHRFASDATFPVEGANNVSIAFTRPPNPPVHVRLAPPPGVMPHDMHTAMASLRPWSGVKGEARTLWVVGGRRLWKADVTWVGGGAIDTAFGARQAVRIDGTAQRYRGTGAPERRRPERRFSVWLSDDGDRVPLRVEAYTEIADVVVDLVDYYRP; encoded by the coding sequence ATGCAACCATTCCGAGCGCGCTTGCAAGCCATGGTGGCCTTCGCGGCGCTTGCCATCGCAGCTTGTGGCTACGCCGGGGCCGGCGCCACTGCGAGCGACGGCCTCGACTTGCCGGCGCGTTACCTCGCGGGCGAGACCATGCAGTTTAGCATTCACATGGGCCCAATCCCGGTTGGTGAAGCGAGCCTCACCGTCAGCGAAGCCACCACCAACGCCGACGGCACGCAAGCCGACCTCGTCGTGCGGTCGCGCATTAGCTCGGCGGGACTATCTGACCTCCTGATGGAAATTGACGATGAGGCGACGTCGGTCATCTCCAACCACACGGGGCTGCCGCGCCTGACCAAGACGGTCGCCAAATACGGCAAGCACCGCTTTGCGAGCGACGCGACGTTTCCCGTGGAGGGCGCCAATAACGTCAGCATCGCGTTTACGCGTCCGCCTAACCCGCCCGTGCACGTCCGCCTTGCCCCGCCTCCCGGCGTCATGCCTCATGACATGCATACGGCGATGGCTAGCCTGCGGCCGTGGTCCGGCGTTAAAGGCGAAGCGCGCACGCTGTGGGTCGTTGGAGGGCGCAGACTTTGGAAGGCAGACGTCACGTGGGTGGGCGGCGGGGCCATTGATACCGCATTCGGCGCGCGCCAAGCGGTGCGTATCGACGGCACGGCCCAGCGTTATCGCGGCACCGGCGCGCCGGAGCGCCGGCGCCCCGAGCGTCGCTTTAGCGTATGGCTAAGCGACGACGGCGATCGCGTGCCGCTCCGGGTCGAGGCGTACACCGAAATCGCCGATGTCGTGGTGGATCTTGTCGATTACTACCGCCCGTAA
- the pdxA gene encoding 4-hydroxythreonine-4-phosphate dehydrogenase PdxA: MSARIGITLGDPAGIGPEVVAAALAADAELAGACRIYGSAAVLRAAAIAMGVGLPAGLEVHDVPCGPVVAGKPDDVSGAAQVAWLEAAVAAALRGEVGALATAPISKTWAARAGLAFAGHTEYLAQRFGTPQVAMAFFGKRMKVALATIHVALAEVPRALTADKIVAVASLLHAALRDDFAIASPRLGIVGLNPHAGEGGALGHEEQTVIAPAMARLAAAGMIASGPLVPDVAFRQHLDGAFDGLVAMYHDQALIPIKLIEFDDAVNTTLGLPIVRTSPDHGTAYDIAGTGHARAGSMLAAITLARRLLAVRTAPHDLKG; encoded by the coding sequence GTGTCGGCGCGAATTGGCATTACGCTTGGCGATCCGGCGGGGATTGGGCCCGAGGTGGTTGCGGCCGCCTTGGCGGCGGATGCCGAGTTGGCCGGGGCATGTCGCATCTATGGGAGCGCGGCGGTGCTCCGCGCGGCAGCGATCGCCATGGGGGTCGGGTTGCCGGCGGGCCTTGAGGTTCACGACGTGCCGTGCGGCCCTGTCGTCGCGGGCAAACCCGATGACGTAAGTGGCGCCGCCCAGGTGGCGTGGCTGGAGGCCGCGGTGGCCGCGGCCTTACGCGGCGAGGTCGGCGCGCTGGCGACGGCGCCCATCTCCAAGACGTGGGCCGCGCGCGCGGGGCTGGCGTTTGCGGGCCACACCGAATACCTCGCACAGCGCTTTGGGACGCCGCAGGTGGCGATGGCGTTTTTTGGCAAGCGGATGAAGGTGGCCCTCGCGACCATTCACGTCGCGTTGGCGGAGGTGCCACGCGCGCTGACCGCAGACAAAATTGTTGCTGTGGCGAGCTTGCTGCACGCTGCCTTGCGCGATGATTTTGCGATTGCCTCGCCGCGTCTTGGCATCGTAGGCCTTAATCCTCATGCCGGGGAGGGTGGCGCGCTTGGCCATGAGGAGCAGACCGTGATCGCGCCGGCGATGGCTCGCCTGGCCGCGGCCGGCATGATTGCCTCCGGTCCGCTCGTGCCCGACGTCGCCTTCCGACAACACCTCGATGGCGCGTTTGACGGCTTGGTGGCGATGTATCACGACCAAGCGCTAATTCCGATTAAGCTCATCGAGTTCGATGATGCGGTCAACACGACGCTCGGCCTGCCCATCGTCCGTACCTCGCCCGATCACGGCACGGCGTATGACATCGCCGGCACCGGCCACGCGCGCGCTGGCAGCATGCTGGCGGCGATCACCTTGGCGCGTCGCTTGCTTGCGGTCCGCACCGCGCCTCACGACCTCAAGGGCTAG